The genomic region CGGACCGGTTCGGCCGCGACCGGGCGGCGGCGGCGTGCGCCCTGCTCGGAATCGCCGGCTACGGCCTGCTGGTCGTCGGCTCCGGCCTCGTCGCCGTCGGTATCGCCGTCCTGCTCGTGGGGACGGCGATGAGTTGGGGCGCAGCGGTCCTGCCCCGGTTCATGGATCACCTCTCGGCCGAGGAACGGGGGGCGGGCTTCGGTCTCGTGCGGACGAGCTACATGATCGTGAGCGCGACCGGCAGCGCGGTCGTGGGAACCGTCGCCGACCTCTCGTCGTGGGGCGTCGCGTTCTCGGTGTTCGTCGTCCTGCTCTCGGTGGTCGTCTGCGCGCTCCTGGCGAACCGCGCGCTGGATCTCGGGCTGTAGAGGGGCAAACTTATATCGGGGGTCGGTCGACACACGGGTATGGTCGGAGCACACGGACCGGGGGTGGGCGCGTGGAGCTAACGCTGATCCTGATCGCGGCGGTCCTCCTGCTGGGACTGGTCTCGCCGCTCGCGTTCGCCGTCTTCCTCTTCACCCGCGACCGCGAGGAGGAGGAGTCCGCCTCCTCGACGAACGCCTGAACCCGGCGTGGAGTCGATGCCTCCCGAGGGACCCACGCGTGATCCCGGCCGGATGGCCGAACATGTTCGGGATCGAGGCTTCGGTCGACCGGGGCCTACGATCCGACGTGAGCACGACATCCGAACCCCGAGCGAGCGCAGCGCGAACCACCGTCACCGTCGTCTGCACCGGCCACGTCTACGACGCGGTCGGGAAACACCGGTTCTCGTACGCGTTCGAGGGGACCACACTCAGGGAGTTGCTCGACGAACTGTTCGCCGAGTACGACATCGCCGACATGCTGATCGCCGAGACCGAGGCCGACGCGACCGCCCACGGCTGGGCGACCCCGCCCGAGAGGCTGCCCGGCACGTGGAAGAAGAACCCCGAGGGCGAGCAGACCCGCGCGTACGCCCGCGTCACGATCAACGGACGGTTCAACGAGCACTTCGAGGGGTTGGACACCGAACTCGTCGACGGCGACCGGGTGGGGCTGCTCTACCCGTTCATGTTCTGCTGTTAGCGTGGGCCGTTCGCCCGCGGGAGCGCGGTCGGGGAGGGCGGCGATGACGGAGGCGCGCCTCTCGATCACCCTCCCCGAGGGGGTCTGGATCGCGGACCTCTCGACCGAGCATCCGGAGGCGACCGTCCGGGTGCTGGCGGCGATGCCCGACGATCGGGTCGGGTTCGGGCTGGTGCGGATCGAGGGGCCCGGCGCCGACGCGATCGTCGAAGGGATGCGCGCCGCGACGGACGTCACGTCGCTGTCGGTGCTCCGCCGGGACGAGCGGGGGGCCGTCGTCCAGTTCGAGACCACCCAGCCGCTGCTGTTGCTCTCGGCGCGCGAGTCGGGAATAGCGATCGAACCCCCCGTCGAGATCCGCGGCGGGGTGGCGACCGTCGAGGTCACCGCCTCGCGCGAGCGCCTCTCGAAACTGGGCGAGCAGTTGCGGGCGTTCGGACTCGAGTTCGAGGTCGAGTACCTCCGCGAGGAGGGCGACGCCGAACGGGTGCTCTCGGATCGCCAGCGCGAGGTCCTGCTCGCGGCCGTCGAGAACGGGTACTACGAGACGCCCCGGCGGTGTTCGCTCACCGACCTCGCCGAGGACCTGGGCGTCGCGAAGTCGACCGCGAGCGAGACGCTCCACCGGGCCGAGGGGGCCGTGATCGAGCGGTTCGTGGCGGATCGCCGATAGGCGCTCCGGGTCCGGGCGTACTTGTCCGCGGCGGGCGACGATCCCGTATGAACGGCACCTACACGCTCGTGATCTCGCTCTCCGAACCCGCGACGATCGAGGTCGGCGCGCTCGGCCCTCACGACCTTCCGGAGGGGTGGTACGCCTACACCGGCAGCGCGTTCGGCCCCGGCGGCTTCTCGCGGATCGACCGGCATCGAGAACTCACACGCGGCGAGCGCGAGACCCGCCACTGGCACGTCGACTACCTGCTGGGCCACCCCGCCGCGGCGATCGAGACCGACGTCCGAACCCCCGAGCGGGACGTCGAGTGTGCGGTCGCCCGCGCGATCCCCGACGCCGGGATCGCGGGCTTCGGGGCCTCCGATTGCGACTGTGCGTCGCATCTGGCGTACGCCGAGGGGCACGGGGAACTGCTCGGGGCGGTCGAGCGCGCACACCGAACCGCGGGGTCCGAGTAACCGAATCCGGTTTCTCTCTCCGCAGACGTAACCGGATCCGGTAGAGTCAAGGCGCCGGTCCACGCACCGGGGGTATGGCCGCGGCCGCGCTCTCGCGCCGATCCAACCAGGCCCGGTCGCGCGCGCTCGTCAAGACCGTCTGCTATCGGCTGTTCATGTTCGTCATCACGGCGGCGGTGGCGTTCCTCGTGACCGGGGCGGCGAGCGAGGCGCTCAGCATCGGGGTGGCGACGAACCTCCTGAAGACGGGGACGTACTACGCCTACGAGCGGGCGTGGGCGCACGTGACGTGGGGGACCCGGTGACTATCGGTGCTCGTCGAGGTCGACGACCGTCGAGGGGTCGGCGCTGATCCAGGCGGTAAAGCGCCGATCGGCGTCGAGGTCCTCGGGGACGAACGTCCAGCGGTCGAGGCGTTCGCCGTCCTCGTGGGTGATGAGCCGGAGCGAACCGGTACCGGGGTAGGGCGAGGGCGATGACGTCTCCATGATCGAACCATCGGAGGCGAGCGACATCTACCGTGCGCTTGCACGTGCCACCCGTCCCGAGGGGCGGGTCGCACGGATCCGACGGCCTACCCGCCGCCGACGATCGCCTCGACGTCGGCGTGTTCGTCGAGCAGTTCGCCCATCCGCTCGACCGTCTCGGGGCTCCGGGTCCGCCCCCGCCTGACGACGTCCTCCGCGCGGTCGATCGTCGAGAGCGTGTCCGATCGAACGACCATGATCGGGACGCCCCGCTCCTCGGCCTTGCCGACCACCGCGCTCGAGGGGCGCAACCCGCCCGTGAGGACGAGACACGTCACGCCCGAGGCCTCGAGCGCGACGGTCTGGATGTCGGCCCGATCGCCGCCGGTGATCAACGCGGCGTTGCGGGCCCGCCGGAAGTGCCTGAGCGCGGCGTCCCCCCCCATCGCGCCGACGAGGAACCGCTCGACGAATCCATCGGTATCTGCACCCGTCAGCAGTTCCGCGCCGAGTTCCTCGGCGAGTTCCGCCACGGTGACGCCCGCCAGTTCCCGGGTGCGGGGAAGCGCGCCGAGGACGGGGATCCCCCGGCCCTCGAGGAAGGGGACGGCGTCCGACTCCAGCGAGTCGAAACTCGCGTCGGCGACGGCGTTGAAGACGACCCCCGAGAGCCGATCGCCCAGTCGGTCGGCCGCCGCGAGGACCGTATCGACGTCGCCCGCGCTCTCGTAGGGCGCGACGAGCACGACCTCGGCGTCGAGCAACTCGGCGACGTCGGCGTCCGTGAGGTCGACGATCCCGCCCGTCGCGAGGCTGCTCGCGCCCTCAATCAGCATCAGATCCCGCTCTTCGGAGAGCGCCTCGAAGTTCTCCCTCACGGTTTCCCGAAGCTCGTCGGGGTCCTCCCGGCCGCGGATCGCCTCCTCGACGAACGTCGGCGAGTAGACGATCGGCTCGAGTTCGTGCATCTCCGCGTCGAGGCCGAGCAGCTCCCGTGCGAGCATGGGGTCCTCGTCGATCGTCTTGCCGACGTTGCTCTGGAGGCGCGTACCCCGCGGCTTCATGTAGCCCACGCTCAGGCCGGCGTCGGCCGCACGCTGGCCGAGCGCGAGCGCGATGGCGGTCTTTCCTGTGCTGTCCTCGGTGCCGGCGATGAGTACGGTTCGGGTCATTGCTCTACAGTGAGGGCGATGTCGATCGCCACGGCTCCGTCGGGGGTGGCGACCAGCGGGTTGATGTCCAGTTCCACGATCTCGGGGAAGTCGGTCACGAGCTGCGAGAGGCGTTGGACCGCCTCGATCACGGCGCCTTCGTCGACGGGCTCTCGCCCGCGCGCGCCGCGCAACAGGGGCGCGGCGTCGATCTCGTCGATCATCCCCGCCGCCTCGCGTTCGCTGACGGGCGCGACCCGGAGGGTCACGTCCTCGAGGGTCTCGACGAATATCCCGCCGAGACCGAAGAGGAGCAGGGGGCCGAACTGCGGGTCGCGGTTCATCCCGACGATCGTCTCGACCCCCCTGTCGAGATCCACGGTCTCCTGGACCTGTACGCCCAGGACCGCGGCGTCGGGCTGGTAGTTGCGCGCCCGGGTCACGAGGTCCTCGTAGGCGTCGTGGACGTCCTCTCGCGCGACGCCGATCTTCACCCCGCCGATGTCGGACTTGTGCATGATGTCGGGCGAAACGATCTTCATCACGACCGCCTCGCCGATCGACTCGGCGACGCGTTCGGCCTCGGCGGGGTCGGTGACGACCTCGCCGTCAGGAATGGGGATGCCGTACGCCTCCAGTATCCCCATGGCTTCGACGCCGATCCGGTTGTCCCCGCGCTCGTCGGCCCGGTCGAGCAGTTCGCGCACGCGCTCGCGGTCGACGTCGAACTCCGTGGGGTCGTCGTACTCCCTCGCCCGGATTTCGCGATACTCCGCGAGCGAGTCGAGGCTGGCGACCGCGCGGGCGGGATCGAAGTAGTTGGGGATGCCCGCCTCCCCGAGGCGTTCGGCCGCCGGGGCGACGCGCTCGCCACCCATGAGGCAGGCCGCGACCGGCTTGCCGTGTTCCTCGCGCAACTCGACGGTCGACTCGGCGAGTTCCTCGTAATCCAGTACCGCGGTGGGCGCCGAGAGGACGAGCGCCATCCCGACGTTCGGGTCCGCGAGCGCCGCGTCGAGCGCGCCCGCGAAGCGCTCGACGTCGGCGTCGCCGACGATGTCGACGGGGTTGTAGACGTTGCCCTCCGCGGGGAGGGTCTCGCGGAACCGTTCGAGGGTGTCCTCCCCGAAGGAGGCCATCGAGAGGCGCGAGTCCCCGACCGCGTCGGTCGACATCACGCCGGGGCCGCCCGCGTTGGTGATGACGGCGACCGTTTCGGAGTCCGGAAGCGGCTGGTTCGCGAGCATCCCCGCGGAGTCGAACAGCTCCTGAACCGACTCCGCGCGGATGACGCCCGCCTGTTCCAGGCCCGCCTCGTAGGCGCGCTCGGAGCCCGCGATCGTCCCCGTGTGCGAGGAGGCCGCCTGCGCGCCCGCGTCGGTCCGTCCGGACTTGACGAGGACGACCGGCGTTTCTCGGGTCACCTCCCTCGCCACCTCGATGAACGCCCGACCCTCCTCGATCCCCTCGAGGTAGCCGATGATCACGTCCGTCTCGTCGTCCGCGTTCCACGCCTCGACGAAGTCGGTCTCGTCGAGTACCGCCTTGTTCCCCAGCGAGACGACGTCCGTGAAGCCGATCCCCTGGTCATTGGCCCAGTCGACGACGGCCGTGATGAACGCGCCCGACTGGCTCATGAACGACAGCGACCCGGGGAGGGCGTCATCGGGGCCGAACGTGGCGTTCAGTCCGACGGGCGTGCTCATCACTCCCAGACTGTTGGGCCCGACGAGGTTCAGACCGTACTCGCGGGCGACCTCCCGGAGTTCGCGCTCGCGGGTCGCTCCTTCACTGCCGGTCTCGGCGAATCCGGCGGTGATCACGACGACGTTTTTCACCCCGCATTCGCCGGCCTCTCGAACGACCTCGAGTGCGACGTCGGGCGGGACGACCACCACTGCCAGATCGGGGTCGCCCGCCGCGGTCAGCGAGCCGACGCAGTCGATCCCCAGCACCTCCTCGTAGTTCGGGTTGACGCAGACGACCTCGCCCGCGAAGCCCTCGATCAGGTTCGTCGTGATGGCGTGGCCGACCGACCCCTCCCGGGGAGTCGCCCCGACCACCGCGACCCGGTCGGGGGAGAACAGCCCCGTCAGATCGCCCACCGGCGGCTCACCCCCGATACCCGTGAGTTCCGACCCACGCTCGGCGTGACAGCCATACGTCGTCGCCTTCGTCCGGCGCGGGTATAACTCGTTGGGAGCCATCGGGAACTCACACGTCCTCGGGGAGCCACCCCCCCGAGACCTCGACGTTCGCGCCGCTGATGTAGTCGCTTCCCTCCTCGAGGAAGGTGAACACGGCCTGGGTGACGTCCGCGAACCCCGCGGGCCGACCGCGGGGGAGGTCGTCGGGGAAGACCTCGCTGTTCTCGATCACGTAGGGGGAGACGGCGTTGGCGGTGATCCCCTCCTCGCTGGTGTCCGCGGCGAGCATCCGGGTGAACATCAGCACGCTCGATTTGGCCATGAAGTACGGCGCGTTCTTCGGGTTGATCAGCCCCTTCTCGGCGGAGGCGTAGCCGACGTTGACGATCCGCCCCCAGCCACCCTCGCGCATCCCCGGCAGCGCGCGCTTCGAGCAGAGGTACGTGCCGGTGACGTTGGTCTCCATGACGCGCTGCCACGTCTCGACGGCCATCTCCTCCCAGTGTTCGGGCGCGAACGCGCCGACGTTGTTGACCAGCACGTCGACGGGGCCGAGCGCGGTCTCGACGCCCTCGAAGATCCCATCTACGGCCTCGGGGTCGGTCACGTCGCCCCGGACGGTGGTCGCCTCGACGCCCTCTCGTCGAGCGTCCTCGGCGAC from Halalkalicoccus sp. NIPERK01 harbors:
- a CDS encoding helix-turn-helix domain-containing protein — encoded protein: MTEARLSITLPEGVWIADLSTEHPEATVRVLAAMPDDRVGFGLVRIEGPGADAIVEGMRAATDVTSLSVLRRDERGAVVQFETTQPLLLLSARESGIAIEPPVEIRGGVATVEVTASRERLSKLGEQLRAFGLEFEVEYLREEGDAERVLSDRQREVLLAAVENGYYETPRRCSLTDLAEDLGVAKSTASETLHRAEGAVIERFVADRR
- a CDS encoding acetate--CoA ligase, coding for MGDLTGLFSPDRVAVVGATPREGSVGHAITTNLIEGFAGEVVCVNPNYEEVLGIDCVGSLTAAGDPDLAVVVVPPDVALEVVREAGECGVKNVVVITAGFAETGSEGATRERELREVAREYGLNLVGPNSLGVMSTPVGLNATFGPDDALPGSLSFMSQSGAFITAVVDWANDQGIGFTDVVSLGNKAVLDETDFVEAWNADDETDVIIGYLEGIEEGRAFIEVAREVTRETPVVLVKSGRTDAGAQAASSHTGTIAGSERAYEAGLEQAGVIRAESVQELFDSAGMLANQPLPDSETVAVITNAGGPGVMSTDAVGDSRLSMASFGEDTLERFRETLPAEGNVYNPVDIVGDADVERFAGALDAALADPNVGMALVLSAPTAVLDYEELAESTVELREEHGKPVAACLMGGERVAPAAERLGEAGIPNYFDPARAVASLDSLAEYREIRAREYDDPTEFDVDRERVRELLDRADERGDNRIGVEAMGILEAYGIPIPDGEVVTDPAEAERVAESIGEAVVMKIVSPDIMHKSDIGGVKIGVAREDVHDAYEDLVTRARNYQPDAAVLGVQVQETVDLDRGVETIVGMNRDPQFGPLLLFGLGGIFVETLEDVTLRVAPVSEREAAGMIDEIDAAPLLRGARGREPVDEGAVIEAVQRLSQLVTDFPEIVELDINPLVATPDGAVAIDIALTVEQ
- a CDS encoding SDR family NAD(P)-dependent oxidoreductase, whose translation is MIEPDLEGHTVLITGSARGLGRALTLACARRGADVAVHYHTSGDAAREVAEDARREGVEATTVRGDVTDPEAVDGIFEGVETALGPVDVLVNNVGAFAPEHWEEMAVETWQRVMETNVTGTYLCSKRALPGMREGGWGRIVNVGYASAEKGLINPKNAPYFMAKSSVLMFTRMLAADTSEEGITANAVSPYVIENSEVFPDDLPRGRPAGFADVTQAVFTFLEEGSDYISGANVEVSGGWLPEDV
- a CDS encoding DUF123 domain-containing protein; its protein translation is MNGTYTLVISLSEPATIEVGALGPHDLPEGWYAYTGSAFGPGGFSRIDRHRELTRGERETRHWHVDYLLGHPAAAIETDVRTPERDVECAVARAIPDAGIAGFGASDCDCASHLAYAEGHGELLGAVERAHRTAGSE
- a CDS encoding phosphotransacetylase family protein, whose protein sequence is MTRTVLIAGTEDSTGKTAIALALGQRAADAGLSVGYMKPRGTRLQSNVGKTIDEDPMLARELLGLDAEMHELEPIVYSPTFVEEAIRGREDPDELRETVRENFEALSEERDLMLIEGASSLATGGIVDLTDADVAELLDAEVVLVAPYESAGDVDTVLAAADRLGDRLSGVVFNAVADASFDSLESDAVPFLEGRGIPVLGALPRTRELAGVTVAELAEELGAELLTGADTDGFVERFLVGAMGGDAALRHFRRARNAALITGGDRADIQTVALEASGVTCLVLTGGLRPSSAVVGKAEERGVPIMVVRSDTLSTIDRAEDVVRRGRTRSPETVERMGELLDEHADVEAIVGGG
- a CDS encoding DUF2061 domain-containing protein; the protein is MAAAALSRRSNQARSRALVKTVCYRLFMFVITAAVAFLVTGAASEALSIGVATNLLKTGTYYAYERAWAHVTWGTR
- a CDS encoding MoaD/ThiS family protein, with translation MFGIEASVDRGLRSDVSTTSEPRASAARTTVTVVCTGHVYDAVGKHRFSYAFEGTTLRELLDELFAEYDIADMLIAETEADATAHGWATPPERLPGTWKKNPEGEQTRAYARVTINGRFNEHFEGLDTELVDGDRVGLLYPFMFCC